One region of Pseudomonadota bacterium genomic DNA includes:
- a CDS encoding glycosyltransferase family 4 protein, giving the protein MPENRLRILMLVPHQGIKGPTPKHTPLLVSALRKHGCDVVTHGWGRQQDKETVQQKVAGRIRDIANIRKVLSKERPDLLVAKTAHDWATLSRDIPLVLASRHLCRTVVLQMHGSQPDRLVSPGNLLFKMVTKWLMRLSDATLVLSTQEQRQWQRFYPTGNFYVVSNPFVPPAAEASEAFDLPWNIPPGKPVMLFAGRLIREKGIFELLEATANVKAQIPCHLIMAGDGPCDRQVQQRIAELDLKDCVTLAGYLTADQMPSAYRQANIFVLPTYSEGFPTVITEAMNAGLPVITTPIRGMADHLEDGTHAIFVPPMNPPAVADAILRLLVDKPLCEKMGLANREKVLEFSPDRVGRQYLDVLENVVGRLSR; this is encoded by the coding sequence ATGCCTGAAAATCGTCTTCGCATTCTGATGCTTGTTCCCCATCAAGGCATTAAAGGTCCAACCCCCAAGCATACCCCGCTGCTCGTTTCGGCGCTTCGGAAGCACGGTTGTGATGTCGTTACGCACGGTTGGGGTAGACAACAAGACAAAGAAACGGTGCAACAGAAGGTTGCAGGAAGAATAAGAGATATTGCAAATATCAGGAAAGTTTTGTCAAAAGAACGACCTGATCTCTTGGTTGCAAAAACGGCGCACGACTGGGCTACATTAAGCAGGGATATTCCACTGGTACTTGCTTCCCGCCACCTGTGCCGCACAGTTGTCCTGCAAATGCATGGCAGCCAACCTGACCGTTTAGTTTCTCCAGGCAATTTACTGTTCAAGATGGTTACGAAATGGTTGATGCGTTTAAGCGATGCAACCTTGGTGCTTTCCACCCAAGAGCAACGCCAGTGGCAGCGTTTCTATCCGACAGGCAATTTTTATGTTGTTAGTAATCCTTTCGTACCGCCAGCGGCTGAAGCAAGTGAGGCTTTTGATCTACCATGGAATATCCCGCCGGGGAAACCGGTTATGTTGTTTGCAGGGCGTTTGATACGAGAGAAAGGCATTTTTGAATTATTGGAAGCTACGGCCAACGTAAAGGCGCAAATACCCTGCCATTTGATTATGGCTGGAGATGGACCTTGTGATCGGCAGGTTCAACAACGAATCGCTGAGCTGGACTTGAAAGACTGTGTGACGCTGGCGGGTTATCTTACTGCGGACCAAATGCCAAGCGCCTACCGCCAAGCTAATATTTTTGTTTTACCTACTTATAGTGAGGGTTTTCCAACTGTGATTACCGAAGCCATGAACGCCGGATTACCTGTCATAACAACACCTATCCGAGGCATGGCAGATCATCTCGAGGACGGCACTCACGCTATCTTTGTGCCCCCCATGAATCCCCCTGCCGTAGCCGATGCCATACTGCGTTTATTGGTTGATAAACCTTTATGCGAAAAAATGGGACTGGCTAACCGTGAAAAAGTTTTAGAGTTTTCTCCCGACCGTGTCGGCAGGCAATATCTGGATGTGCTTGAAAACGTGGTAGGAAGGTTATCGAGGTGA
- a CDS encoding DUF362 domain-containing protein: MQVSIVKTVVHYPPPPFHPSSAYPEYPYSGDAIAPEENPVYEAVRSALYLAGLDRENYGTPYWNPFGQFIKEGSRIVIKPNFVHHYNELCDERSYFDALVTHASIIRPLIDYVLLAARGKFTLTIADLPIQSADFSIISKKTGLSQVIEFVRDKTGRRGEIELMDLRDYQMLIDSTGAIRGRIDQPGDPLGFVMVDLGQYSNLLPLEKYTHLFRSADYKGDITVQRHSNGVHQYIISRTILKSDFLINVPKLKVHKKTGVTLSLKNMVGTIGDKSCLPHYREGGPDSGGDEYPVFSAINALRGRCDFALRCLGTIPWRLIRPVGRVLVRLNRMVHQDQPLINATGGNWYGNDTIWRMVHDINCIIFHSDCDGILYDDVRRNYLTVVDGIIGGEGEGPLKPRPVAAGVIVAGVDPLSVDICCTQLMGLDWRKIPLYAKYNAGQRYTFTRFNGDPERIDVVMSENSAIVKRHLDQVNPIKNFEPASGWKGHIER; encoded by the coding sequence ATGCAAGTAAGTATCGTTAAAACTGTTGTGCACTACCCGCCGCCGCCGTTTCATCCATCCAGCGCATACCCCGAATACCCCTATTCAGGGGACGCCATAGCACCGGAAGAAAATCCAGTCTATGAGGCTGTTCGAAGCGCATTGTATTTAGCGGGTCTGGATAGAGAGAATTACGGCACTCCCTATTGGAATCCATTTGGCCAATTCATCAAAGAAGGGAGTCGCATTGTCATCAAACCGAACTTCGTACACCATTACAATGAATTATGCGATGAACGGTCCTATTTTGATGCCCTGGTGACCCATGCGTCAATCATTCGACCGCTTATTGATTATGTCCTTCTTGCCGCGCGTGGAAAATTCACATTGACCATTGCCGATCTACCCATCCAATCGGCTGATTTCTCCATCATCAGTAAAAAAACGGGGCTCAGCCAGGTTATCGAATTTGTTCGTGATAAAACGGGCAGGCGCGGCGAGATCGAACTTATGGACCTGCGTGACTACCAGATGTTGATCGATTCGACGGGGGCAATACGAGGTAGAATAGACCAACCCGGCGATCCTTTGGGGTTTGTCATGGTGGATTTGGGACAATATAGCAACCTCTTGCCCCTGGAGAAATACACACACCTGTTCCGTTCCGCAGATTATAAAGGAGATATCACGGTGCAAAGGCATTCCAATGGCGTGCACCAGTACATTATATCCCGCACGATTTTGAAATCTGATTTTTTGATTAATGTCCCCAAGCTGAAGGTGCATAAAAAGACAGGTGTTACGTTAAGCTTAAAAAATATGGTCGGCACCATCGGCGACAAATCCTGCCTGCCGCACTACCGCGAAGGGGGTCCGGATTCAGGCGGCGACGAGTACCCTGTTTTTTCGGCGATTAACGCATTGCGCGGACGGTGTGACTTTGCTCTACGGTGCTTAGGAACGATACCCTGGCGGCTAATTCGTCCAGTAGGACGCGTGCTGGTGAGACTGAATCGAATGGTTCATCAGGATCAACCGTTAATCAATGCGACCGGCGGCAACTGGTACGGTAATGATACTATTTGGCGTATGGTGCATGATATCAATTGCATTATCTTTCATTCCGATTGTGACGGAATCCTTTATGACGACGTCCGGAGGAACTATTTAACGGTGGTCGATGGCATCATTGGAGGCGAGGGCGAAGGGCCGCTCAAGCCTCGTCCGGTGGCGGCCGGGGTGATCGTGGCCGGTGTTGATCCGTTGTCCGTGGATATTTGCTGCACGCAACTCATGGGACTGGATTGGCGTAAGATCCCACTATACGCCAAATACAACGCAGGCCAGCGTTACACGTTTACCAGGTTCAATGGCGATCCGGAACGGATTGACGTTGTGATGTCAGAAAACAGTGCCATCGTGAAACGGCATCTGGATCAGGTGAATCCCATAAAGAATTTTGAGCCGGCTTCCGGGTGGAAAGGGCATATTGAGCGGTAG